One Thioclava electrotropha DNA segment encodes these proteins:
- the edd gene encoding phosphogluconate dehydratase — protein sequence MTLDATIARVTDRIRARSEGPRGDYLARMQAAADAGPARAHLSCGNQAHAYAAMGEDKDALAAERAPNVGIVTAYNDMLSAHQPFETFPQTIKAALREVGATAQVAGGVPAMCDGVTQGQPGMDLSLFSRDVIAMAAAVSLSHNTFDAALYMGVCDKIVPGLIMAAATFGHIPAIFIPAGPMTTGLPNDEKAKVRQQFAAGEVGRDALMAAEMASYHGPGTCTFYGTANTNQMLMEFMGLHLPGASFVNPNTPLREALTVAGAKRAAEITALGNDYRPASEVLDEKAFVNGMVGLMATGGSTNHVLHLPAMARAAGIVLDLEDFDEISSVVPLMAKVYPNGLADVNHFHAAGGLQFMIRHLLEAGLLHEDAKTVAGDGLTRYTQEPKITEGGLIWEESDPESQNEKILRKPADPFQKTGGLKQLEGNLGRGVIKVSAVKPERHVIEAPVRVFKEQHEVKDAFKNGEFTSDTIVVVRFQGPKANGMPELHSLTPTLAVLQDRGLKVALVTDGRMSGASGKVPAAIHVSPEAADGGPLAKLQDGDMVRLDATTGELTCLTEGFESRTPVEPDLSGNQYGLGRELFGAFRTHVGPSTKGASVVL from the coding sequence ATGACCCTCGATGCCACAATCGCCCGTGTGACCGACCGAATCCGCGCCCGCTCCGAAGGCCCGCGCGGCGACTATCTTGCCCGGATGCAGGCGGCTGCCGATGCAGGCCCCGCCCGCGCGCATCTCAGCTGCGGCAACCAGGCCCACGCCTATGCGGCTATGGGGGAGGACAAAGACGCGCTCGCGGCAGAGCGCGCGCCGAATGTGGGCATCGTCACCGCCTATAACGACATGCTCTCGGCGCATCAGCCTTTCGAGACCTTCCCGCAGACGATCAAGGCCGCGCTGCGCGAAGTCGGTGCCACGGCGCAGGTCGCAGGCGGCGTTCCTGCGATGTGCGACGGGGTTACGCAGGGCCAGCCGGGGATGGACCTGTCGCTCTTCTCGCGTGACGTAATCGCGATGGCGGCGGCGGTCTCGCTGAGCCACAACACCTTCGACGCGGCCCTCTACATGGGCGTCTGCGACAAGATCGTGCCCGGCCTGATCATGGCGGCGGCGACCTTCGGGCATATCCCGGCGATCTTCATTCCCGCGGGGCCGATGACCACCGGGCTGCCCAATGACGAGAAAGCCAAGGTGCGCCAGCAATTCGCAGCCGGCGAAGTGGGGCGCGATGCGCTCATGGCCGCCGAGATGGCCTCCTATCACGGCCCGGGCACCTGCACCTTCTACGGCACTGCGAACACCAACCAGATGCTGATGGAATTCATGGGGCTGCATCTTCCGGGCGCGTCCTTCGTGAACCCGAACACGCCGCTGCGCGAGGCGCTGACGGTGGCAGGCGCGAAGCGTGCCGCCGAGATCACCGCGCTTGGCAACGACTACCGCCCGGCCTCGGAAGTGCTCGACGAGAAAGCCTTCGTGAACGGCATGGTCGGTCTGATGGCGACGGGTGGCTCGACCAACCACGTCCTGCACCTGCCCGCGATGGCGCGCGCCGCCGGGATCGTGCTCGATCTGGAAGATTTCGACGAGATTTCCTCGGTCGTGCCGCTGATGGCGAAAGTCTATCCGAACGGCCTCGCCGACGTGAACCACTTCCATGCGGCGGGCGGGCTGCAATTCATGATCCGCCATCTGCTGGAAGCAGGCCTGCTGCATGAGGACGCGAAGACCGTCGCGGGCGACGGCCTCACCCGCTACACGCAGGAGCCGAAGATCACCGAGGGCGGTCTGATCTGGGAAGAGTCCGATCCGGAGAGCCAGAACGAGAAAATCCTCCGCAAGCCCGCCGATCCCTTCCAGAAAACGGGCGGCCTCAAGCAGCTCGAAGGCAATCTCGGGCGTGGCGTGATCAAGGTCTCCGCCGTCAAGCCCGAGCGCCATGTGATCGAAGCGCCGGTCCGCGTCTTCAAGGAGCAGCACGAGGTGAAGGACGCCTTCAAGAACGGTGAGTTCACCTCGGACACGATTGTCGTCGTCCGCTTCCAGGGGCCGAAGGCGAACGGGATGCCGGAGCTGCACTCGCTCACCCCGACCCTCGCAGTGCTGCAGGATCGCGGGCTGAAAGTGGCGCTGGTCACCGATGGCCGGATGTCGGGCGCCTCGGGCAAGGTTCCGGCGGCGATCCATGTCTCGCCCGAGGCCGCCGATGGCGGACCGCTTGCGAAGCTGCAAGACGGCGATATGGTGCGGCTCGACGCGACCACGGGCGAGCTGACCTGCCTGACCGAAGGTTTCGAGAGCCGCACGCCGGTCGAGCCCGACCTCAGCGGCAACCAGTACGGCCTTGGCCGCGAACTGTTCGGCGCCTTCCGCACCCATGTCGGCCCGTCCACCAAAGGCGCCTCCGTGGTGCTGTGA
- a CDS encoding DUF2852 domain-containing protein, with product MSAYSTNSMPVAVGNWFTRAVNWMDGNGPGAWIALMVAGFIFAGPLGLVILAFILFTGRFGRRWRTGQAVQKRSFGCSGVGGVHVSRSTGNAAFDAYKADTLDRLQREQQEFEEFLGRLREARDKAEFDQYMEERAKEAAQSEDTSEDAKA from the coding sequence ATGTCCGCCTATTCCACCAACTCCATGCCCGTCGCGGTTGGTAACTGGTTTACCCGCGCCGTTAACTGGATGGATGGGAACGGCCCCGGCGCCTGGATCGCGCTGATGGTGGCCGGTTTCATTTTCGCAGGCCCCCTCGGCCTCGTCATTCTCGCTTTCATCCTGTTCACCGGCCGCTTCGGGCGTCGCTGGCGCACGGGACAGGCGGTTCAAAAACGCAGCTTCGGTTGCTCCGGCGTCGGAGGCGTCCATGTCTCGCGTTCGACCGGCAACGCAGCGTTCGACGCCTACAAGGCCGACACGCTCGACCGACTGCAGCGCGAACAGCAGGAATTCGAAGAGTTCCTCGGTCGTCTGCGCGAAGCCCGCGACAAGGCAGAGTTCGACCAGTACATGGAAGAGCGCGCCAAGGAAGCGGCTCAGTCGGAGGACACCTCCGAGGACGCGAAAGCCTAA
- a CDS encoding [protein-PII] uridylyltransferase family protein: MPFASRLTRSPLSFERDRAAEAEELFSDLAPELRELLGGTAGCSPYLKGLMEKEAEWLRPAISGNPEAALAEEFARITPVSLADLPSELRRAKRRVALLAGLADLGGVWCLEEVTGALTRLADIAVDLAMQRLVAEEIRRGKIPGATNDDIENAAGMVALAMGKMGAGELNYSSDIDLICLFDESRYEPDDAMEARSALIRATRKMAAMLNDRTAEGYVFRTDLRLRPDAAVTPVCISMGAAELYYEAEGRTWERAAYIKARPCAGDIAAGEQFLERLRPFVWRKHLDFAAIQDAHDMRLRIREHKGLHGPIEVAGHNIKLGQGGIREIEFFTQTRQLIAGGRDESLRDRTTVGGLRALAAKTWVPEDVAEELIDHYREHREIEHRLQMVGDAQTQILPGTEEGLARIAAMMGEGDVAPWRDRLRDRLERVEGLTNDFFAPDAASERPELSEAAREIVEGWTGYPALRSERGRAIFKRLEPELLDRMRRAANMEEALTQFDGFLKGLPAGVQLFSLFEANPQLVDLIVDICATAPGLASYLSRNAGVLDAVLGGSFFAPWPGKPALEADLARLLERAGDYEAALIAARRWAKEWKFRVGVHHLRGLVDASEAAGQYADVAGAVLGALWPIVQGEFARRYGPCPGKGAVVLGMGSLGAERLNAQSDLDLIVIYDADGQEFSEGKKPIASRAYYAKLTQALITALSAPMPEGMLYEVDMRLRPSGRQGPVATSVQSFESYQMEEAWTWEHLALTRARPVAGCADLADRVEAIRLKVLEAKGGGDAVLHELAQMRARIFAAKAPDGDWEAKVGPGRLQDIELLAQSFALRAGVPARKVEAQLRAGPRGGFVTREEGEQLATAYRFLWRLQAGGRLLSEKRLDMAAIGEGGRAFLLRETGLDDLDALAARLNEVTTETAAIVDRVLEG; encoded by the coding sequence ATGCCGTTTGCCTCGCGTCTCACCCGTTCGCCCCTGTCTTTCGAGCGCGACCGCGCCGCCGAAGCCGAAGAGCTGTTCTCCGATCTCGCGCCGGAGTTGCGCGAATTGCTCGGGGGGACGGCAGGGTGCAGCCCTTATCTCAAAGGCCTGATGGAGAAAGAGGCCGAGTGGCTGCGCCCCGCGATTTCGGGCAATCCCGAAGCCGCGCTGGCCGAGGAATTCGCGCGGATCACGCCCGTCAGCCTCGCCGATCTGCCGTCAGAGCTGCGTCGGGCGAAGCGTCGCGTCGCGTTGCTGGCCGGGCTTGCCGATCTGGGCGGCGTCTGGTGTCTCGAAGAAGTGACCGGCGCCTTGACGCGGCTTGCCGATATTGCGGTCGATCTCGCGATGCAGCGGCTGGTGGCCGAGGAAATCCGCCGCGGCAAGATCCCCGGTGCGACCAACGATGATATAGAGAATGCCGCCGGGATGGTCGCGCTCGCGATGGGCAAGATGGGGGCGGGGGAGCTGAACTACTCCTCCGATATCGACCTGATCTGCCTCTTCGATGAAAGCCGCTACGAGCCTGACGATGCGATGGAGGCGCGCAGCGCGCTGATCCGGGCCACGCGCAAGATGGCGGCGATGCTCAACGACCGCACCGCCGAGGGTTATGTCTTTCGCACCGATCTGCGTCTGCGCCCCGATGCCGCCGTCACGCCGGTCTGTATCTCGATGGGCGCGGCGGAATTGTATTACGAGGCCGAGGGCCGGACATGGGAGCGCGCGGCCTATATCAAGGCGCGTCCCTGTGCAGGAGATATCGCGGCGGGCGAGCAATTCCTCGAACGGCTGCGGCCCTTCGTCTGGCGCAAGCATCTCGATTTCGCGGCCATTCAGGACGCCCACGATATGCGCCTGCGCATCCGCGAGCATAAGGGGCTGCACGGCCCGATCGAGGTGGCGGGCCACAATATCAAGCTCGGTCAGGGCGGCATCCGCGAGATCGAGTTCTTCACCCAGACCCGGCAACTGATCGCAGGCGGGCGGGATGAGAGCCTGCGCGACCGGACCACCGTGGGCGGGCTGCGCGCGCTTGCGGCGAAGACCTGGGTGCCCGAGGACGTGGCAGAGGAGTTGATCGATCATTACCGCGAGCATCGCGAAATCGAGCACCGTCTGCAGATGGTGGGCGACGCCCAGACCCAGATCCTGCCCGGCACTGAAGAAGGGCTCGCGCGGATCGCGGCGATGATGGGCGAGGGTGATGTGGCGCCCTGGCGCGACCGGCTGCGCGACCGGCTGGAGCGGGTCGAAGGGCTGACGAATGATTTCTTCGCCCCCGATGCCGCTTCCGAGCGCCCCGAGCTGAGCGAAGCCGCGCGCGAGATCGTCGAGGGCTGGACGGGCTATCCGGCGCTGCGATCCGAACGCGGGCGCGCGATCTTCAAGCGGCTGGAGCCGGAACTGCTCGACCGGATGCGGCGCGCGGCGAATATGGAGGAGGCGCTGACCCAGTTCGACGGCTTCCTCAAGGGGTTGCCCGCCGGGGTGCAGTTGTTCTCTCTCTTCGAGGCCAATCCCCAACTCGTCGATCTGATCGTCGACATCTGCGCCACGGCGCCGGGACTGGCGAGCTACCTGTCGCGCAACGCCGGGGTGCTGGACGCGGTTTTGGGCGGCTCGTTCTTCGCTCCTTGGCCGGGCAAACCGGCGCTGGAGGCCGATCTTGCACGGCTGCTGGAGCGGGCGGGCGATTACGAGGCCGCGTTGATCGCGGCGCGGCGCTGGGCGAAGGAGTGGAAGTTCCGTGTCGGCGTTCACCACCTGCGCGGCCTCGTCGATGCGTCCGAGGCCGCGGGCCAATATGCCGATGTGGCTGGCGCGGTGCTGGGCGCGCTCTGGCCGATCGTGCAGGGCGAATTCGCGCGCCGCTACGGGCCGTGCCCCGGCAAGGGCGCGGTGGTTCTGGGGATGGGTAGCCTTGGCGCAGAGCGCCTGAACGCGCAATCCGATCTCGATCTGATCGTGATCTACGACGCGGACGGGCAGGAGTTTTCCGAAGGCAAGAAGCCCATCGCCTCAAGGGCTTATTACGCGAAGCTCACGCAGGCCCTGATCACCGCGCTCAGTGCGCCGATGCCGGAGGGGATGCTCTACGAGGTCGATATGCGGCTGCGGCCTTCGGGGCGGCAAGGGCCCGTGGCGACCTCGGTGCAAAGCTTCGAGAGCTACCAGATGGAGGAGGCCTGGACCTGGGAGCATCTGGCGCTCACCCGGGCGCGGCCTGTCGCGGGATGCGCCGATCTGGCCGACCGGGTCGAGGCGATCCGCCTGAAGGTTCTGGAGGCGAAAGGCGGCGGAGACGCGGTGCTCCACGAGCTGGCACAGATGCGCGCCCGGATCTTCGCGGCCAAGGCCCCAGATGGGGATTGGGAGGCGAAGGTCGGCCCCGGACGGCTGCAGGATATCGAGCTTCTAGCGCAAAGCTTTGCGCTCCGTGCGGGCGTCCCGGCGCGCAAGGTCGAGGCGCAACTGCGCGCTGGCCCGCGCGGCGGGTTCGTGACGCGCGAGGAGGGCGAGCAGCTCGCCACCGCCTATCGCTTCTTGTGGCGACTGCAGGCAGGCGGGCGCTTGCTGAGCGAAAAGCGCCTGGATATGGCGGCGATCGGAGAGGGCGGCCGCGCTTTCCTGTTGCGCGAGACGGGGCTGGATGATCTCGATGCTCTGGCGGCGCGTCTGAATGAGGTCACGACCGAGACGGCCGCCATCGTGGACAGGGTTCTGGAGGGCTGA
- a CDS encoding arginyltransferase, whose product MRHSLPLAPQFYVTAPQPCPYLDGRSERKLFTALQGESAEKLNNALSRQGFRRSQNVLYRPSCADCTACLSARIRVADFKLSKSQRRVLKKNGDLKRTATSPWATEEQFALFRRYLDARHADGGMADMDIFEFAAMIEETPVKSRVIEYRETAATPDSMRALIATCLTDVLDDGLSMVYSFYEPERIRDSLGTYLILDHVEIAQRVGLPYVYLGYWVPGSPKMNYKANFSALEIYKGGQWTDLGDPATHETETHPLSVPPIAEQVARIQLPDTRNS is encoded by the coding sequence ATGCGCCATTCGCTTCCGCTTGCACCGCAGTTCTACGTAACCGCGCCGCAGCCCTGCCCCTATCTGGACGGCAGGTCGGAGCGGAAATTGTTCACCGCACTGCAGGGGGAGTCGGCCGAGAAGCTCAACAATGCGCTGTCGCGGCAAGGTTTCCGGCGCTCGCAGAATGTCCTCTATCGGCCCTCTTGCGCAGATTGCACCGCCTGCCTTTCGGCCCGCATCCGGGTCGCCGATTTCAAGCTGTCGAAATCGCAGCGCCGGGTGCTGAAGAAAAACGGCGACCTAAAGCGTACCGCGACGTCGCCCTGGGCGACGGAAGAGCAATTCGCACTGTTCCGCCGCTATCTCGATGCGCGCCACGCCGATGGCGGCATGGCCGACATGGATATCTTCGAATTCGCCGCGATGATCGAGGAGACGCCCGTGAAGTCGCGCGTGATCGAATATCGCGAGACCGCCGCCACGCCAGACAGCATGCGCGCCCTGATCGCGACCTGCCTGACCGATGTGCTCGATGACGGGCTGTCGATGGTCTATTCCTTCTACGAGCCCGAGCGGATCCGCGACTCTCTCGGCACCTACCTGATCCTCGACCATGTCGAGATCGCGCAACGCGTGGGCCTGCCCTACGTCTATCTGGGCTATTGGGTGCCCGGCTCGCCGAAGATGAACTACAAGGCGAACTTCTCCGCGCTCGAGATCTACAAGGGCGGGCAGTGGACCGATCTTGGCGATCCGGCCACGCACGAGACCGAGACTCATCCGCTTTCCGTGCCTCCCATCGCGGAACAGGTCGCCCGGATTCAACTCCCCGATACACGCAATAGTTGA
- a CDS encoding RSP_2648 family PIN domain-containing protein has translation MRIVLDACVLYPTVLREILIGAAKAGLYRPLWSARILEEWARAAARRAPADEAIARGEIALLRAGFPKAEISAQPGIEARLVLPDENDLHVLAVAIAGSADAILTFNAQDFPRGTLAGEGLERRDPDGFLWQLLSEHPEQMRAITEAVRAEAERLSGEPQPIRALMKRARLPRFGKALAA, from the coding sequence ATGCGGATCGTGCTCGATGCCTGCGTGCTCTATCCGACGGTGCTGCGCGAGATCCTGATCGGAGCGGCCAAGGCGGGGCTCTACCGTCCGCTCTGGTCGGCGCGCATCCTCGAGGAATGGGCGCGCGCCGCCGCCCGCCGCGCGCCTGCCGATGAGGCCATCGCGCGCGGCGAGATCGCGCTTTTGCGCGCGGGGTTCCCGAAGGCCGAGATTTCCGCCCAGCCGGGGATCGAGGCTCGGCTGGTGCTGCCCGACGAGAATGACCTCCATGTTCTGGCGGTGGCGATTGCGGGTAGTGCCGATGCGATCCTCACCTTCAACGCGCAGGATTTTCCGCGCGGGACCTTGGCGGGCGAGGGGCTGGAGCGGCGCGATCCGGACGGCTTCCTCTGGCAGCTTCTGTCCGAACATCCCGAGCAGATGCGCGCCATCACCGAGGCCGTGCGCGCCGAGGCCGAGCGCCTCTCGGGCGAGCCTCAGCCGATCCGGGCGTTGATGAAACGCGCGCGCCTGCCACGTTTCGGTAAGGCGCTGGCGGCGTGA
- a CDS encoding RSP_2647 family RNA methyltransferase, with the protein MSQSEDTATRPTVRLRPKAEARAIRHGFPWVYADELVTDRRTKAIAPGTIATLEDGERRPLATVTVNPNSKIIGRVMSRDAEAVIDRDWIAAKLTRALEMRARLFDAPFYRLVHAEADGLPGVIIDRFGDAAVIQPNAAWSEVMIADLEAALAEVTGVTTIIKNAAGRARTLEGLDEEMLTLRGGFEAPVEVPMNGAIYLADLMGGQKTGLFYDQRPNHAFAARLAEGARVLDVFSHVGGFALAALAGGATSALSVDASAPALDLAAKGAAAMGMADRFATRQGDAFDTLDALGREGERFDLVICDPPAFAPAKPALQAGLRAYERIARMAAPLVEPGGYLVLCSCSHAADLSQFRAACTRGIGKAGRSAQLIHTGYAGPDHPMLPQLAESGYLKSLFFRLD; encoded by the coding sequence ATGAGCCAGTCCGAAGACACCGCCACCCGCCCGACCGTTCGGCTGCGCCCGAAGGCCGAGGCCCGCGCGATCCGCCACGGCTTTCCTTGGGTCTATGCCGATGAGCTGGTGACGGATCGGCGCACCAAGGCGATCGCGCCCGGCACGATCGCGACGCTGGAGGATGGCGAGCGCCGTCCGCTCGCGACGGTGACGGTCAATCCGAACTCGAAGATCATCGGCCGGGTGATGAGCCGCGACGCGGAGGCGGTGATTGACCGCGACTGGATCGCGGCGAAACTGACCCGCGCGTTGGAGATGCGTGCGCGGCTGTTCGATGCGCCGTTCTATCGTCTGGTCCATGCCGAGGCGGACGGGCTGCCCGGCGTCATTATCGACCGTTTCGGCGATGCGGCGGTGATCCAGCCGAATGCGGCATGGTCGGAGGTCATGATCGCCGATCTCGAGGCCGCGCTGGCCGAGGTGACGGGCGTCACGACGATCATCAAGAACGCAGCAGGGCGCGCGCGCACGCTCGAAGGGCTGGACGAGGAAATGCTCACCCTGCGCGGCGGATTCGAGGCGCCGGTCGAAGTGCCGATGAACGGTGCGATCTACCTCGCCGACCTGATGGGCGGGCAGAAGACGGGTCTGTTCTATGACCAGCGCCCGAACCACGCTTTTGCCGCACGGCTGGCGGAGGGCGCGCGGGTCCTCGACGTGTTCTCCCATGTGGGCGGCTTCGCGTTGGCCGCACTGGCAGGTGGTGCGACTTCGGCGCTGTCGGTCGATGCCTCGGCCCCGGCGTTGGATCTTGCGGCCAAGGGCGCGGCCGCGATGGGCATGGCGGACCGGTTTGCCACGCGTCAGGGCGATGCGTTCGACACGCTCGATGCTTTGGGCCGGGAAGGGGAGCGCTTCGATCTGGTGATCTGCGATCCGCCCGCCTTCGCGCCTGCCAAGCCTGCGCTTCAGGCGGGGCTGCGCGCATACGAGCGGATCGCGCGGATGGCCGCGCCACTGGTCGAGCCGGGCGGCTATCTGGTGCTGTGCTCCTGCTCGCATGCTGCCGATCTGTCGCAATTCCGCGCAGCCTGCACGCGCGGCATCGGCAAAGCAGGGCGGTCGGCGCAGCTGATCCATACCGGCTATGCCGGGCCCGATCACCCGATGCTGCCGCAGCTGGCGGAATCGGGCTATCTGAAATCGCTGTTCTTCCGGCTCGACTGA
- a CDS encoding YbaK/EbsC family protein encodes MSKSLKRVRAALEAAGVPFEITEPGEARTAEMAAQAVGCEVDQIAKSIIFRGEDSGHVVLFITAGGNRVSAEKANAVAGQPLGMADAALIRAETGFAIGGVAPLGHVGPVTAFLDPRLFEFDTVWAAAGTPRHVFAIAPADLERISGAKQADFIE; translated from the coding sequence ATGAGCAAATCCCTCAAACGCGTCCGTGCCGCCCTCGAAGCCGCAGGCGTGCCCTTCGAGATCACCGAGCCGGGCGAGGCCCGCACCGCCGAGATGGCCGCACAGGCGGTAGGCTGCGAGGTCGACCAGATCGCCAAATCCATCATCTTTCGCGGCGAAGACAGCGGCCATGTCGTGCTGTTCATCACCGCAGGCGGCAACCGGGTGAGCGCCGAGAAGGCAAACGCCGTCGCGGGCCAGCCCTTGGGCATGGCAGATGCGGCGCTGATCCGGGCGGAGACGGGCTTTGCGATCGGTGGCGTCGCGCCCCTTGGCCATGTCGGCCCGGTGACGGCATTCCTCGACCCCCGACTGTTCGAATTCGACACCGTTTGGGCTGCAGCAGGCACGCCACGGCATGTTTTCGCCATCGCCCCGGCCGATCTGGAGCGGATCAGCGGTGCGAAACAAGCCGATTTCATCGAATAA
- a CDS encoding TRAP transporter substrate-binding protein, giving the protein MDRRSFLTKAALGSAAASTLAAPAIAQSNPQITWRLASSFPKSLDTIYGGAEVMSKMVEEASDGNFKIQVFAAGEIVPGLQVADAVMNGTVEACHTVGYYFWGKDPTWALGAAVPFSLNARGMNAWHYHGGGIELYNEFLGKQGLYGLPGGNTGAQMGGWFRKEISTVEDLKGLKMRVGGFAGKVMEKLGLVPQQIAGGDIYPALEKGTIDATEWVGPYDDEKLGFYKVAPYYYYPGWWEGGPTVHFMFSKEKMESLPKQYQQLLHTASQAADADMLQKYDMKNPKALKTLVANGTQLRAFSPEIMQACFKAANEVYSEMEANNAEFAKIWGSIKDFRKDWFTWEQLAEFNYDYFMMSEANKGEL; this is encoded by the coding sequence ATGGACCGTCGTTCCTTTCTGACGAAAGCCGCGCTGGGCAGCGCGGCCGCGAGCACGCTGGCAGCCCCCGCGATCGCGCAGAGCAACCCGCAAATCACCTGGCGTCTCGCCTCGTCTTTCCCGAAGTCGCTCGACACGATCTATGGCGGCGCGGAAGTGATGTCGAAGATGGTCGAGGAGGCCTCGGACGGTAACTTCAAGATTCAGGTCTTCGCCGCTGGCGAGATCGTTCCCGGCCTTCAGGTCGCCGATGCGGTGATGAACGGCACGGTCGAAGCCTGCCACACCGTCGGCTACTACTTCTGGGGCAAGGATCCGACCTGGGCGCTTGGCGCGGCCGTCCCCTTCTCGCTCAACGCGCGCGGCATGAACGCGTGGCACTACCACGGCGGCGGCATCGAGCTCTATAACGAGTTCCTCGGCAAGCAGGGCCTCTACGGTCTGCCGGGCGGCAACACCGGCGCGCAGATGGGCGGCTGGTTCCGCAAGGAGATCTCGACGGTCGAAGACCTCAAGGGCCTCAAGATGCGTGTCGGCGGCTTCGCGGGCAAGGTGATGGAAAAGCTCGGCCTCGTGCCGCAGCAGATCGCCGGCGGCGACATCTACCCGGCGCTCGAAAAAGGCACGATCGACGCGACCGAATGGGTCGGCCCCTATGACGACGAGAAGCTCGGCTTCTACAAAGTCGCGCCCTACTACTACTACCCCGGCTGGTGGGAAGGTGGCCCGACGGTCCACTTCATGTTCTCGAAAGAGAAGATGGAAAGCCTGCCGAAACAGTACCAGCAGCTCCTGCACACCGCCTCGCAGGCGGCCGATGCGGACATGCTGCAGAAATACGACATGAAGAACCCGAAGGCGCTCAAGACGCTGGTCGCCAACGGCACCCAGCTGCGCGCTTTCTCCCCCGAGATCATGCAGGCCTGCTTCAAGGCAGCCAACGAGGTCTATTCGGAGATGGAGGCGAACAACGCCGAATTCGCGAAGATCTGGGGTTCGATCAAGGACTTCCGCAAGGACTGGTTCACCTGGGAACAGCTGGCCGAGTTCAACTACGACTACTTCATGATGAGCGAAGCCAACAAAGGCGAGCTGTAA
- the eda gene encoding bifunctional 4-hydroxy-2-oxoglutarate aldolase/2-dehydro-3-deoxy-phosphogluconate aldolase, with product MTPSEQSASARKICELAPIVPVIVVKDVAHAAPLAKALVAGGLPALEVTLRTPCALDAIRAMADVEGGVVGAGTLLTPADVKAAKAAGAKFGVSPGATETLVKACEDEGLPLLPGAATASEVMKLLEMGYDVLKFFPAEASGGAPALKAIGAPIPQVSFCPTGGVSMKNANDYLSLPNVLCAGGSWVAPDAMVQSGDWAGIEALAREAAALPR from the coding sequence ATGACCCCTAGCGAACAATCCGCATCCGCCCGCAAGATCTGCGAACTGGCCCCGATCGTGCCGGTGATCGTGGTGAAGGATGTGGCCCATGCCGCCCCTCTGGCCAAAGCGCTCGTCGCGGGCGGCCTGCCTGCGCTGGAAGTGACGCTGCGCACGCCCTGCGCGCTCGACGCGATCCGTGCGATGGCCGATGTCGAAGGCGGCGTGGTCGGCGCGGGCACGCTGCTGACCCCAGCCGATGTGAAAGCCGCGAAAGCCGCGGGCGCGAAATTCGGCGTCTCGCCCGGCGCGACCGAAACGCTGGTGAAAGCCTGCGAAGACGAAGGCCTGCCGCTTCTGCCCGGTGCCGCCACCGCATCGGAAGTGATGAAGCTTCTCGAGATGGGTTACGACGTGCTGAAGTTCTTCCCGGCGGAAGCCTCGGGCGGCGCGCCTGCGCTGAAGGCCATCGGCGCCCCGATCCCGCAGGTCAGCTTCTGCCCGACGGGCGGCGTCAGCATGAAAAACGCCAATGATTACCTGAGCCTGCCGAACGTTCTTTGCGCGGGCGGCTCCTGGGTCGCACCCGATGCGATGGTGCAATCGGGCGACTGGGCCGGGATCGAAGCGCTTGCGCGCGAGGCGGCGGCGCTGCCGCGCTAA